The Parabacteroides sp. AD58 genome includes a window with the following:
- a CDS encoding RelA/SpoT family protein encodes METLPFFTPEEKKEFFTKYRLLLRNLYSFLEKDDISKMKNLMKQVVAQDCYGRDKNGINGLLRNIDTALIATTEIGLKRTSVLALLLYRPVYKGVITIDKVRELFGDDIVLMIQRLLRTSDLYARNTAVNSENFHHLLLSFAEDVRVILIMIADRLCMMRLGKKLSEDDRIRLATEAAYLYAPLSHRMGLYKIKSELEDLSLKYTDRKQFDYIKQKLNETKRSRDAYIARFIAPLKEKLEQAGFKFEIKGRTKSIHSINNKLKKQKVDFENIYDLFAIRVVLDTPLEKERSDCWQVYSIVTDMYQPNPKRLKDWISIPKSNGYESLHITVMGPENKWVEVQIRTKRMDEIAEKGLAAHWRYKGVKAEKGLDEFTNTVRAALEAKDSNPLDLMKDFRMDLYKDEIYVFTPTGELIKLAKGATVLDFAFAIHSQLGCKCVSAKVNGKNVPIKYELNNGDSVSIITSPTQSPKRDWLNFVVTSKARVRIKQALREEMAKMVDFAKEMLQRRFKNRKIELDEASLMRYIKKKGYKTVTDFYVDIAEEHLDPNVAIDEYLELIRKETEQQEHPAARSAEEFVTTTEAEEIATNKDVLVIDKNLTGIEYKLAKCCNPIYGDEVFGFVSTQGIKIHRMDCPNAQEMFSRFGYRIIRAKWSGKGDNGYIVTLRVVGRDDIAIVTNITSVIGKETNVSLRSLNIDSVDGLFQGNFTVQVKDTTALNQLTKKLKTVKGVKTVERLNT; translated from the coding sequence ATGGAGACACTACCATTTTTTACACCGGAAGAAAAGAAAGAATTCTTCACAAAATACAGATTATTACTGCGTAACCTGTATTCGTTCCTGGAAAAAGACGATATTTCCAAGATGAAGAACCTGATGAAACAGGTTGTAGCCCAAGATTGTTATGGACGCGACAAGAACGGAATTAATGGTCTGCTCAGAAATATTGATACGGCGTTGATTGCAACTACCGAAATCGGTCTGAAAAGAACTTCTGTACTTGCTCTTCTGCTTTACCGTCCCGTTTACAAAGGTGTCATTACAATAGATAAGGTAAGAGAACTGTTCGGCGATGATATTGTTCTCATGATTCAACGCCTGCTTCGTACCTCCGATTTGTATGCCCGCAATACAGCCGTCAATTCAGAGAATTTCCATCATCTGTTGCTCTCGTTTGCAGAAGATGTTCGCGTTATCTTGATCATGATAGCCGACCGTCTTTGTATGATGCGACTCGGAAAGAAATTATCAGAAGACGACCGGATCCGGCTGGCTACTGAAGCTGCTTATTTATATGCTCCTCTGTCGCACCGGATGGGACTTTATAAGATAAAAAGCGAGCTGGAAGATTTGTCCTTAAAATATACCGACCGGAAGCAGTTCGATTATATCAAGCAAAAGCTGAACGAAACCAAACGTTCCCGCGATGCCTATATTGCCCGTTTTATTGCGCCCTTAAAGGAAAAGCTCGAGCAGGCAGGATTCAAATTCGAGATCAAAGGACGAACCAAGTCCATTCATTCGATCAACAATAAGCTGAAAAAGCAGAAAGTAGATTTTGAGAACATCTATGATTTGTTTGCGATCCGCGTAGTATTGGATACGCCCCTCGAAAAGGAACGTTCAGACTGCTGGCAGGTATATTCGATCGTAACAGATATGTACCAACCGAATCCCAAGCGATTGAAAGACTGGATTTCCATTCCTAAATCAAACGGATATGAAAGTCTGCACATCACGGTAATGGGACCAGAGAACAAATGGGTAGAAGTACAGATCCGAACCAAACGAATGGACGAAATCGCTGAAAAGGGTCTGGCTGCACACTGGCGTTATAAAGGTGTCAAAGCAGAAAAAGGACTGGATGAATTCACGAATACGGTGCGGGCTGCCCTGGAAGCCAAGGATTCAAATCCGTTGGATCTGATGAAAGACTTCCGGATGGATTTGTATAAAGACGAAATCTATGTCTTTACGCCCACCGGTGAACTGATTAAACTGGCAAAAGGGGCCACTGTTCTGGACTTTGCCTTCGCCATTCATTCGCAGCTAGGATGCAAATGCGTATCCGCAAAGGTCAATGGGAAGAATGTTCCTATAAAATATGAACTGAACAACGGTGATTCCGTTTCCATCATTACCTCTCCTACTCAGTCTCCCAAACGAGACTGGCTGAACTTTGTCGTTACTTCGAAAGCCCGCGTACGCATTAAACAGGCCTTACGGGAAGAAATGGCCAAGATGGTTGATTTTGCCAAAGAAATGCTGCAACGACGGTTCAAGAACAGGAAGATTGAGCTGGATGAAGCTTCACTCATGCGCTATATCAAGAAGAAAGGTTATAAAACGGTTACCGACTTCTATGTAGATATTGCAGAGGAACATCTTGATCCGAATGTGGCTATTGATGAATACTTGGAATTAATACGCAAAGAAACCGAGCAGCAGGAACATCCAGCCGCCAGAAGTGCGGAAGAGTTCGTTACAACTACCGAAGCTGAAGAAATTGCAACGAATAAAGATGTATTAGTCATCGACAAGAACCTGACCGGAATCGAATATAAACTGGCCAAATGCTGTAATCCGATTTATGGGGACGAAGTATTCGGATTTGTATCCACACAGGGAATCAAGATTCACCGAATGGATTGTCCGAATGCTCAGGAAATGTTCAGCCGCTTCGGTTATCGGATTATCCGGGCCAAATGGAGCGGTAAGGGCGACAACGGATATATTGTTACCTTGCGTGTCGTTGGGCGTGATGACATTGCCATCGTTACCAATATTACATCGGTGATTGGAAAAGAGACCAACGTCTCTTTACGGTCCTTGAATATTGATTCGGTAGACGGTCTATTCCAAGGTAACTTTACAGTTCAGGTCAAAGATACAACAGCATTAAATCAGCTGACTAAAAAGCTGAAGACAGTCAAAGGGGTTAAGACTGTTGAACGCCTCAACACGTGA
- a CDS encoding DUF4301 family protein, whose product MLNAKDLEQLSEKGISQEKIEEQLSCFVKGFPFLEIEASASVEKGIKVIPAESQPAYMAAWDAYLTKNKRILKFVPASGAASRMFKNLFGFLSADYDVPTTDFEKKFFADIHKFAFYKALNQKCQENTGKDIAALVAMGEYKKVVFNLLEKIGLNYGSLPKGLLLFHTYPDTFRTAMEEHLAEGAMYAKNNAGEVNIHFTVSPEHQALFEQLVAEKKDYYEDKFSVKYDISFSVQKPSTDTIAVNMDNTPFRDKDGKLLFRPGGHGALIENLNDVDADVVFIKNIDNVVPDSFKSATIIYKKLIAGVLVSLQERIFKYLELIDTGKYSHDQVEEMIHFLQDELCVRKSDIKLMEDAELILYIKNKLNRPLRVCGMVKNVGEPGGGPFLAVNPDGSVSLQVLESSQIDMNDPAKKALFEKGTHFNPVDLVCAVKNYKGEKFNLPDYVDKNTGFISYKSKDGKDLKALELPGLWNGAMSDWNTVFVEVPIETFNPVKTVNDLLRREHQS is encoded by the coding sequence ATGTTAAACGCAAAAGACTTGGAGCAATTATCTGAAAAAGGTATTTCACAAGAGAAAATAGAAGAACAGTTATCCTGTTTTGTGAAAGGATTTCCGTTTCTTGAAATAGAGGCTTCGGCTTCCGTAGAAAAAGGAATTAAGGTAATTCCGGCAGAATCTCAACCGGCTTATATGGCTGCTTGGGATGCTTATCTGACAAAGAACAAGCGCATTTTGAAGTTTGTTCCGGCATCAGGTGCTGCCAGTCGTATGTTCAAGAATCTGTTCGGATTTCTTTCTGCTGATTATGATGTTCCTACAACTGATTTTGAGAAGAAGTTTTTTGCCGATATCCACAAGTTCGCATTTTATAAAGCATTAAATCAGAAATGCCAGGAAAATACGGGAAAGGATATTGCAGCCTTGGTTGCCATGGGCGAGTATAAGAAAGTTGTTTTCAATTTGTTGGAAAAGATCGGACTGAATTATGGATCTTTACCTAAAGGCTTATTGTTGTTCCATACTTATCCTGATACATTCCGTACTGCAATGGAAGAACATTTGGCAGAAGGAGCCATGTATGCTAAGAACAATGCCGGTGAGGTGAATATTCATTTTACAGTTTCTCCCGAACATCAGGCCTTGTTCGAACAGTTGGTTGCCGAGAAAAAAGATTATTATGAAGACAAGTTCTCTGTCAAATATGATATTTCTTTCAGTGTGCAGAAGCCGAGTACAGACACAATTGCTGTCAATATGGATAATACGCCATTCCGGGATAAAGATGGTAAATTGTTATTCCGTCCCGGAGGTCATGGAGCCTTGATTGAAAACTTGAATGATGTAGATGCCGATGTCGTCTTTATCAAGAATATTGACAATGTTGTTCCGGATAGCTTCAAGTCGGCTACGATTATTTACAAGAAACTGATTGCCGGTGTATTGGTCAGCTTGCAGGAGAGAATATTCAAATACCTGGAATTGATAGATACAGGCAAGTATTCACACGATCAGGTAGAAGAAATGATTCATTTCTTGCAGGATGAATTGTGTGTACGTAAATCAGACATTAAGTTAATGGAAGACGCAGAGTTGATTCTTTATATTAAGAACAAGCTGAATCGTCCGTTGCGTGTTTGCGGTATGGTGAAGAACGTCGGCGAACCGGGCGGTGGTCCGTTCCTGGCAGTGAATCCGGACGGTTCTGTTTCTTTGCAGGTATTGGAAAGTTCACAGATTGACATGAATGATCCGGCTAAGAAGGCTCTGTTTGAGAAAGGTACTCACTTTAATCCGGTTGATTTGGTTTGCGCTGTCAAGAACTATAAAGGCGAGAAGTTTAATTTGCCGGATTATGTGGATAAGAATACTGGTTTTATTTCCTATAAGAGCAAGGATGGAAAAGACCTGAAGGCGCTTGAATTGCCAGGCTTGTGGAATGGTGCTATGAGCGACTGGAATACGGTATTTGTAGAAGTGCCTATTGAGACCTTCAATCCGGTGAAGACTGTAAATGATTTGCTTCGTCGTGAACATCAATCTTAA
- a CDS encoding IS1182 family transposase — translation MTKIHFRPYTPNQTVLFPQRIDEDIAENDPVRMVDALVESLNLEGFRKLYKEYGRSPYHPKMMLKVILYAYMNNIYSCRKIEKHLRRDIHYIWLAGYEKPDFITINRFRNRVKKEINEVFTQTVLLLSSKGFISLNVEYIDGTKIESKANKYTFVWRKSVERNRERLMKKISVLLSQIDDVIAQEKASENNEEIEFSPSMLTEMAGELRNALEQASEPSTKEQKSALRKKRRQLKELEAHRDKLQEYNNHLDNLQDRNSYSKTDKEATFMRMKEDAMRNGQTKPGYNLQIATENQFIIDYSLFPNPTDTLTMIPFLKSFADRYGQLAHTVVADSGYGSEENYHFMSENGMEAYVKYNYFHMEQRPRFKPNPFKAENFFYNEEQDYCVCPMGQKMQRAGTRHTKTESGYVVEYARYRAVRCEGCPLRCLCFKAKGNRTIELNHRLWIYKQKARELLCSEEGLKHRGQRCIEPEAVFGQIKFNMNYKRFRHFGKDKVLMDFSFLAIAFNIKKMCTKMNKEGINWPIKHLYGLITAHLSYWEQNNRDYLQNIAA, via the coding sequence ATGACAAAGATACATTTTCGTCCATACACTCCCAACCAAACGGTACTTTTTCCGCAAAGAATCGATGAAGATATTGCAGAAAACGATCCTGTACGCATGGTTGACGCTTTGGTTGAAAGCCTGAATCTTGAAGGTTTCAGGAAGTTATACAAAGAATACGGCCGTAGTCCTTACCATCCCAAGATGATGCTAAAGGTTATCTTGTATGCCTATATGAACAATATATACTCCTGCCGGAAAATAGAAAAGCATCTTCGTCGTGATATCCATTACATATGGTTAGCCGGTTATGAGAAACCGGACTTCATTACTATCAACCGTTTCCGTAACCGGGTGAAGAAGGAAATTAACGAAGTGTTTACCCAAACCGTACTTCTGCTTTCATCCAAAGGTTTCATCAGTCTGAATGTGGAATATATTGACGGAACAAAGATTGAGTCCAAGGCCAACAAATATACTTTTGTATGGCGGAAGAGCGTTGAGCGAAACCGTGAACGACTGATGAAGAAAATCAGTGTTTTGTTAAGCCAAATAGATGACGTCATCGCTCAGGAAAAAGCTTCGGAAAACAACGAGGAAATTGAGTTTTCCCCTTCCATGCTGACAGAAATGGCAGGAGAATTACGCAATGCCCTTGAACAGGCTTCAGAACCATCCACGAAAGAGCAGAAATCTGCACTGAGAAAGAAACGCAGGCAGCTGAAAGAACTGGAAGCACATAGAGATAAGCTTCAGGAATACAATAACCATCTGGACAATCTTCAGGACCGCAACTCTTATTCCAAGACAGACAAAGAGGCCACCTTTATGAGAATGAAGGAGGATGCCATGCGCAACGGTCAGACAAAACCCGGATATAATCTTCAGATTGCTACGGAAAATCAATTCATTATCGATTATTCTCTTTTCCCGAATCCGACTGACACCTTGACGATGATTCCCTTCCTGAAGTCCTTTGCCGACAGATACGGCCAGTTGGCTCATACGGTGGTTGCTGATTCCGGTTACGGATCAGAAGAGAATTACCACTTTATGTCGGAAAACGGGATGGAAGCATACGTCAAATACAATTATTTCCACATGGAGCAGCGGCCAAGATTTAAACCGAATCCTTTTAAAGCCGAAAACTTTTTCTACAATGAAGAACAGGATTACTGTGTCTGTCCAATGGGACAAAAGATGCAGAGGGCAGGCACCAGGCATACGAAAACCGAATCCGGATATGTAGTCGAATATGCCAGGTATAGGGCTGTCAGATGCGAAGGATGTCCGTTAAGATGTCTGTGTTTTAAAGCTAAAGGAAACAGGACGATAGAACTGAATCACCGACTCTGGATATACAAACAGAAAGCCCGGGAACTTCTCTGTTCCGAAGAAGGGCTGAAACACAGAGGGCAAAGGTGCATAGAACCGGAAGCTGTATTTGGACAGATAAAATTCAACATGAACTACAAGCGCTTCCGTCATTTTGGAAAGGACAAGGTTCTCATGGACTTTTCCTTCCTGGCCATCGCCTTCAATATAAAAAAGATGTGTACCAAGATGAATAAAGAGGGTATAAATTGGCCAATTAAACACCTTTACGGCCTTATTACCGCTCATTTAAGCTATTGGGAACAAAATAATCGAGATTATCTTCAGAATATCGCTGCCTGA
- a CDS encoding DUF6383 domain-containing protein produces MKKRFTLLSTALLLGASFSAVAAVDKAEWKEGNYFYLTSNGSYLALDAERTDSVLVRSNKGDKKEDIDLALWQIKKVETTAAGDVYQFTNKATKAVLAFSTKANATTVLDPSGVSQWTFTDGKIVGYYGDSKTLALSVSNSKLALTSTTNNSFTVELPVSDYQLKANELGDGISTFILNMGGNYSGDIFKDKELVATDLTGENEAYMSLQVKGNEYFDDGKAKYLGVDTLYTEISGAKNAFGFKFVADSTYRGPKGGGTHTWGNEAFQKFKFTIDLKNDSVAMFVKQAPSLTSVNKYSGNDVQVVYATLGDNKVLTVSETNPLQGTAPFITTRRGTPVTLEKGSGVYFLKNAGKTTDGGKYLYGSGYVAETPSVYNPDGQWYVKEENGKYSIVDRLKGKTYAANSEIFAVKGVSGAYTVAGRTDTLTFEYQPKVDLKDKYLGVLRFTEAELKEKAIQLNVKAVGGTVPVSVSDSLLLADMENEATTFRLLAGTEVKTAGAQLLGDTLCTVSYRLSDQLGNRFLVEDKDTKSLILSSFQKEPLKVVFRQSNDGTVYEMTVDNKYVTYNTQSNLLLSDKKEDAVSFDVEVVNAPQYETVESSHLRFGSNGKYLTMNPLTLWAEMKNEGQEITKAGYTADNFSFKIEKADTVIPGKPVYLISTCMIGADDKTSDVRYYLSAIDTAQYEGKNRLGFIPSNDTIRTSKNSPAYFSLKKNEDGSLWLENVNVKGGSFVTQIANTLVMSNTGMNFTTEKASAPTPNEEIEKPVSVIVAGGHNSVTVMNAKDKKIVLTDILGKIVGNYLVTSDRFTVPASRGLLIVAIEGEVAQKVIVK; encoded by the coding sequence ATGAAGAAAAGATTTACTTTATTATCAACTGCCTTATTGTTGGGTGCTTCGTTTTCAGCTGTAGCAGCTGTTGATAAGGCAGAATGGAAAGAAGGGAATTACTTTTATTTAACGTCAAATGGTTCTTATTTGGCATTAGATGCAGAACGGACAGATTCTGTTCTTGTTAGAAGTAATAAAGGGGATAAAAAAGAAGACATAGATTTGGCTTTGTGGCAGATTAAAAAAGTAGAAACGACTGCCGCTGGAGATGTTTATCAATTTACGAACAAAGCTACAAAGGCTGTTTTAGCATTCTCTACAAAAGCAAATGCCACTACTGTCCTGGATCCATCCGGTGTTTCTCAATGGACATTTACTGATGGCAAGATTGTGGGTTATTATGGTGACAGCAAAACTTTGGCTTTGTCTGTTTCTAATTCCAAGTTGGCTTTGACTTCAACTACGAACAACAGTTTTACGGTAGAACTTCCTGTTTCGGATTATCAGCTGAAAGCAAATGAATTAGGAGATGGTATTTCTACATTTATCCTAAATATGGGTGGCAATTATTCCGGTGATATCTTTAAGGATAAGGAATTGGTCGCTACCGATTTAACGGGTGAGAATGAAGCTTATATGTCTCTGCAGGTCAAAGGGAATGAATACTTTGACGATGGAAAGGCTAAATATTTAGGAGTTGATACACTTTATACCGAGATCTCGGGAGCTAAAAATGCCTTCGGATTTAAGTTTGTGGCCGATTCTACGTATAGAGGGCCTAAAGGAGGTGGTACGCATACATGGGGAAATGAGGCGTTCCAGAAATTTAAGTTTACGATCGACTTGAAGAACGATTCTGTTGCCATGTTTGTCAAGCAAGCTCCATCATTGACTTCAGTGAATAAATATAGTGGAAATGATGTCCAAGTCGTCTATGCTACGTTGGGTGATAACAAAGTACTGACGGTTAGTGAAACGAATCCTTTACAAGGAACAGCTCCGTTTATTACAACTCGCCGCGGAACTCCAGTTACGTTGGAGAAAGGCTCAGGGGTTTATTTCCTGAAGAATGCCGGTAAGACGACAGATGGCGGTAAGTATCTGTATGGAAGTGGTTACGTAGCTGAAACTCCTTCCGTTTATAATCCGGACGGACAATGGTATGTAAAGGAAGAAAATGGTAAGTATAGTATTGTGGACCGTTTGAAAGGTAAGACTTATGCGGCTAACAGTGAAATCTTTGCTGTTAAGGGTGTAAGTGGTGCTTATACGGTAGCCGGAAGAACTGATACACTTACATTTGAATATCAGCCAAAGGTTGATTTGAAGGATAAATATCTGGGTGTTCTTCGTTTTACGGAGGCTGAATTAAAAGAAAAAGCCATTCAGTTGAATGTGAAGGCCGTTGGAGGAACCGTTCCGGTATCTGTTTCAGACTCTTTGTTATTGGCTGACATGGAAAATGAAGCTACGACATTCCGTTTGCTTGCTGGAACAGAAGTGAAAACAGCCGGTGCACAGTTATTAGGCGATACCTTGTGTACGGTATCTTATCGTCTGAGTGATCAATTAGGAAATCGCTTCCTGGTAGAAGATAAAGATACAAAATCTTTAATTCTGTCAAGTTTCCAGAAAGAACCATTGAAAGTGGTCTTCAGACAGTCGAATGATGGTACGGTTTATGAAATGACAGTGGACAACAAATATGTTACTTATAATACACAGTCTAATTTGTTGTTGAGTGATAAGAAGGAAGATGCCGTTAGCTTTGATGTTGAAGTTGTTAATGCTCCACAATATGAAACGGTAGAAAGCTCTCATTTGCGTTTTGGTTCGAATGGCAAGTATCTGACGATGAATCCGCTTACTTTGTGGGCTGAGATGAAGAACGAAGGTCAGGAAATTACGAAAGCAGGCTATACGGCAGATAATTTCTCGTTCAAGATTGAAAAGGCTGATACGGTTATTCCGGGCAAACCTGTTTACTTGATCTCTACTTGCATGATTGGTGCTGATGATAAAACTTCAGACGTCCGTTATTATTTGTCGGCTATTGATACGGCACAATATGAAGGTAAGAACCGTCTGGGCTTTATTCCTTCAAATGATACAATTCGGACTTCAAAGAACAGTCCGGCTTACTTCTCGTTGAAGAAGAATGAAGACGGCAGCTTATGGCTGGAGAATGTGAATGTAAAGGGCGGCTCGTTCGTTACTCAGATAGCTAATACCTTGGTAATGTCAAATACTGGTATGAATTTCACTACTGAAAAGGCTTCTGCTCCGACACCCAACGAAGAAATAGAAAAGCCGGTATCTGTCATCGTTGCAGGTGGTCATAATTCGGTAACTGTGATGAATGCCAAAGACAAGAAGATTGTCCTGACGGATATCTTAGGTAAGATCGTTGGAAACTATTTAGTAACCAGTGATCGCTTTACAGTTCCGGCATCCCGTGGTTTGCTGATTGTCGCTATCGAAGGCGAAGTCGCTCAAAAGGTGATCGTGAAATAA
- a CDS encoding mechanosensitive ion channel family protein: MMLLEVIETGSKLSRVLDSLVEQGAALGWTLIKALLVFIVGRFLISMINKLVQRVLLKRKIDPSIKTFVGSLIHIILMILLIISVVGALGVQTASFAALLASAGVAIGMALSGNLSNFAGGLIILIFKPYKVGDFIEAQGLSGTVREIQIFHTVLTTTDNKVIYIPNGSLSSSAVVNYSYQEVRRVDWTFGVEYGTDYAKVKGVLEDILAKDERILQEPAAPFVAMSQLADSSVNYVVRVWVKSPDYWNVYYGITRTVYERFNAEGIGFPFPQLTIHQAKD, from the coding sequence ATGATGCTATTAGAAGTAATTGAAACGGGAAGTAAATTATCACGAGTTTTAGATTCCCTTGTTGAACAGGGCGCAGCTTTGGGTTGGACTTTAATCAAAGCGTTGCTGGTATTTATTGTAGGTCGCTTTTTAATCAGTATGATCAATAAATTAGTGCAGCGCGTTTTGTTGAAACGGAAAATTGATCCTTCAATCAAAACCTTTGTCGGAAGTTTGATACATATTATATTGATGATCCTTCTGATTATTTCGGTAGTTGGTGCATTGGGCGTACAAACGGCTTCCTTTGCTGCCTTGTTGGCTTCAGCCGGTGTTGCAATTGGTATGGCTTTGAGCGGCAATCTGTCAAATTTCGCAGGGGGATTGATTATCCTGATCTTCAAGCCTTATAAAGTAGGCGATTTTATCGAGGCACAGGGGCTTTCTGGTACAGTTCGGGAGATACAAATCTTCCATACCGTATTGACAACAACCGACAATAAGGTGATTTATATTCCGAATGGCTCGTTGAGCAGCAGTGCTGTTGTCAATTATTCCTACCAGGAGGTTCGTCGTGTTGACTGGACATTCGGTGTAGAATACGGAACAGATTATGCAAAAGTAAAAGGTGTGCTGGAAGATATACTTGCAAAAGACGAACGGATCTTGCAAGAGCCGGCTGCTCCTTTTGTTGCGATGAGTCAGTTGGCCGATAGTAGTGTGAACTACGTTGTCCGTGTTTGGGTAAAAAGTCCGGATTATTGGAATGTCTATTATGGCATTACCCGTACGGTCTATGAGCGTTTCAATGCAGAAGGTATCGGATTCCCATTTCCTCAGCTGACTATACATCAGGCTAAAGATTGA
- the nhaD gene encoding sodium:proton antiporter NhaD has protein sequence MLTLIIAIFIIGYLMIALEHPLKINKAASALLTGTILWVLYIMNAPDFESLVSSDGFKSFVQDPHAAGLSLLEQCQQYIVEHQILISIGEICQTLIFLIGAMIIVELVDVHGGFEFITNRITTRKARSLLIMISVLTFFMSSVLDNLTTSIVMIMLVRKIIADQKTRWLFGSMIIIAANSGGAWSPIGDVTTIMLWIKGNISTSETIPHLILPSLVSMFVPLFLMARQLKGSVESPIQEGRMENNSTCCTDEFFILAHRERLYIFILGILCLLFVPVFKMVTHLPPFMGVMIGVSILWFFTEFIYGKKEDLEEDRKLRVSKVVHRIDGATLLFFLGILLAVEVLRYTGILGAFASWLDDSVGNVFIVNMVIGALSAVVDNVPLVAGAMGMYPVMTEETVAASADPIYWMNFVQDGTFWQFLAYCAGVGGSMLIIGSAAGVVVMGLEQISFGWYLKRISGLALLGYLAGAFVYILQCVVF, from the coding sequence ATGTTAACATTGATCATAGCTATTTTTATTATCGGGTATTTGATGATTGCCCTCGAACATCCACTGAAAATCAATAAGGCAGCTTCGGCTTTATTGACGGGTACGATTTTATGGGTCTTGTATATTATGAATGCCCCTGACTTTGAGTCTTTAGTTTCAAGTGACGGCTTTAAGTCTTTTGTTCAAGATCCACACGCTGCTGGTTTGTCATTGTTGGAGCAATGTCAGCAATACATTGTGGAGCATCAGATATTGATCAGTATTGGAGAAATATGTCAGACTTTGATATTTCTGATCGGAGCTATGATCATTGTTGAACTGGTGGATGTCCATGGTGGCTTTGAGTTCATAACCAATCGGATTACAACGCGAAAGGCCCGGTCTCTTTTGATAATGATTTCGGTTCTTACCTTCTTCATGTCTTCCGTATTGGATAATCTGACAACGTCCATTGTTATGATTATGCTGGTCCGCAAGATTATTGCCGATCAGAAAACCCGTTGGCTGTTTGGCAGTATGATTATTATTGCGGCTAACAGCGGCGGTGCCTGGTCACCGATAGGTGATGTTACGACAATCATGCTTTGGATAAAAGGAAATATTTCTACCAGTGAAACCATTCCGCATCTGATTCTTCCGAGTCTGGTTTCCATGTTTGTACCTCTTTTCTTAATGGCCCGGCAATTAAAAGGCTCTGTTGAATCCCCAATACAAGAAGGGCGTATGGAGAATAATTCTACCTGCTGTACGGACGAATTCTTCATCTTGGCCCATCGAGAGCGTTTGTATATCTTTATCTTAGGTATTCTTTGCCTGTTGTTTGTGCCTGTATTTAAAATGGTAACACATTTACCTCCGTTTATGGGTGTAATGATCGGTGTCAGTATTTTATGGTTCTTTACTGAATTTATCTATGGCAAGAAAGAAGATCTGGAAGAAGACCGGAAACTGCGGGTATCAAAGGTGGTACATCGGATTGACGGAGCAACGCTTCTATTCTTCTTGGGTATCTTGTTGGCTGTAGAAGTATTGAGATATACAGGTATTTTAGGGGCTTTTGCTTCCTGGCTGGATGATTCGGTCGGCAATGTATTTATTGTCAATATGGTAATTGGAGCTCTTTCTGCTGTAGTAGATAATGTTCCGCTGGTGGCGGGTGCGATGGGTATGTATCCGGTGATGACGGAAGAAACTGTTGCGGCCAGTGCTGATCCGATATATTGGATGAACTTTGTGCAGGATGGTACATTCTGGCAGTTTTTAGCTTATTGTGCCGGCGTCGGCGGCAGTATGCTG
- a CDS encoding tetratricopeptide repeat protein, with protein sequence MGKRFIFLTIFFISYGFGHLSAQTYEEWIQKSCDYFDKNDLVSAEEALKNAMREEPGNPANFALLCNLGTIQRRQGKKQEALVSYTAALSRHPKSVTILENRASLYTELGEIDKAINDYNALLIVDPEHQESLYARGLLYLAQKKYAAAEGDFDKILQLNEKSVLARMGYAILEKTRGNYDESERIYNYLIDKMPRDWILYEGRADLYFLMGKNARAMNDINHIFVESEPTASLYILRGKVKLAQYEKESAKNDFLKAQEMGYDQTIVNELLRMCE encoded by the coding sequence ATGGGAAAAAGATTTATATTTCTTACAATATTTTTTATTTCTTATGGCTTCGGACATCTTTCTGCTCAAACGTATGAAGAATGGATTCAGAAAAGCTGTGATTATTTTGATAAAAACGACCTGGTTTCAGCTGAAGAAGCACTTAAAAATGCCATGCGTGAAGAGCCTGGCAACCCGGCCAATTTTGCCTTACTCTGTAATTTAGGAACTATTCAACGCCGACAAGGGAAAAAGCAAGAGGCACTTGTTTCTTATACAGCCGCATTAAGCCGCCATCCGAAAAGTGTTACCATACTTGAAAATAGAGCTTCCCTTTACACCGAACTCGGCGAAATAGATAAAGCGATCAATGATTATAATGCCTTGCTGATTGTAGATCCGGAACATCAGGAATCGTTGTATGCCCGCGGACTGCTTTACCTGGCACAAAAAAAATATGCAGCGGCAGAAGGAGACTTCGACAAGATTCTGCAGCTTAATGAAAAGTCTGTTCTGGCACGTATGGGATATGCCATCCTTGAAAAGACAAGAGGTAATTACGATGAAAGCGAGCGTATCTACAATTATCTGATTGATAAAATGCCACGCGACTGGATCTTATATGAAGGAAGAGCTGACCTTTATTTTCTGATGGGCAAGAATGCGCGTGCCATGAATGATATTAACCACATATTTGTAGAGAGTGAGCCAACGGCTTCTTTATATATATTGAGAGGAAAAGTCAAACTGGCTCAATATGAAAAGGAATCTGCCAAAAATGATTTTCTGAAAGCCCAGGAAATGGGTTATGACCAGACGATCGTCAACGAATTGTTACGCATGTGCGAATAA